Proteins from one Neodiprion fabricii isolate iyNeoFabr1 chromosome 5, iyNeoFabr1.1, whole genome shotgun sequence genomic window:
- the LOC124182125 gene encoding uncharacterized protein LOC124182125 isoform X1: MNSKEDSNGQSCPNGDTRIEGQQEANENRSSQCEGGSHQAAKIPNRLTNDQFKMNNNIGEENEDLHLSPQSSCTFANGPQNPQTNNSSSNMGPDHLNTNSTCTAYLDTSQSNAHTNMTSPYILVYPKSTPIYSNSVFPSAQTNVANVSTSMAENGSKEDTDIRNNVDYGSGIEKCPPKVACSAESSADGNPIWNTTSFVPNRGMNNFGSSIGSTSQGTCCFLRPNINGSREAAGPSGLQRMSPREGDRRDSSSGNEGDMSDGEDCCFYTYKGMDDPTQLDFRQQLGPIEGQREEREAEPQYHSGSSSPEMDFLEMDFDPGPSCEQDTGDSDMASINEDIQNIALDSVEPDPVPLNDLSSGRVASRLDNVPSNQQPTQNSEILNQRATQSCSNQECSFNQIPTQPSSSHWMPSTSSRIDKWEATGLHRATLCPLQESYGHHNTNGDLISPGDSRDTDAELWSQDTTGIGGSIPESSNLDSRKVNLSSTLYHRMMAKKLMLNKQTAFNQSGDSNLESELGSERSQDLLPVEKIMLWSEQEATVKQVTQIATSACGATAAINALLALDVAFSLEVLVRGVATRLREPGTPLPMYLMSRSMAGATHKDLARGMSLATSGAVVTKFFALYPERKISFSHWLHYWISKGAVPIATLNLQHCGEGANIPDAWHHQMIFGVGPAGIYLSNPLQCLSEQAVWHQLVSPSILLIRRQDVLAHWSTNTDLRPLSQLGQRWRKLNVLGQIVNLVRETMGQRRQSSGITTSITHIRIPASYRAGITLVMRSDAAGAAELLQTEQLPVL, encoded by the exons ATGAACTCGAAGGAAGACAGCAACGGGCAAAGTTGCCCTAACGGCGACACAAGAATCGAGGGTCAACAGGAGGCGAACGAGAACAGATCTTCGCAGTGTGAGGGGGGCTCACATCAGGCAGCAAAGATCCCGAACAGACTGACCAATGATCagtttaaaatgaataataacatAGGTGAGGAAAATGAGGACTTGCATCTCTCCCCACAATCATCCTGCACCTTTGCCAACGGTCCCCAGAACCCACAGACCAATAATTCAAGCAGCAATATGGGTCCCGATCATTTAAACACAAATTCGACCTGCACTGCTTATTTAGATACCTCTCAAAGTAACGCACATACTAATATGACCAGTCCATACATCCTCGTCTATCCTAAGTCGACCCCTATCTACTCGAACTCGGTCTTTCCGTCAGCCCAAACCAACGTCGCCAATGTGTCGACAAGCATGGCTGAAAACGGATCCAAGGAAGACACCGACATCAGAAACAATGTCGATTATGGATCTGGGATTGAGAAATGCCCACCTAAAGTTGCCTGCAGTGCAGAGTCTAGTGCCGACGGCAATCCCATTTGGAACACTACCTCTTTCGTGCCTAATCGAGGCATGAACAACTTTGGAAGCAGCATCGGTTCGACCAGCCAAGGAACGTGCTGCTTTTTAAGGCCCAATATCAACGGCAGCAGAGAAGCCGCCGGACCCAGCGGATTGCAGAGA ATGTCTCCAAGGGAAGGCGACAGACGAGATTCCAGTTCTGGAAATGAGGGGGACATGTCGGATGGCGAGGATTGCTGCTTTTATACTTACAAAGGAATGGATGATCCTACGCAATTGGATTTCAGACAGCAGTTGGGGCCTATAGAAGGacagagagaggagagagaggcTGAACCCCAATATCACAGTGGGAGTTCAAGTCCAGAAATGGACTTTTTGGAAATGGATTTCGATCCTGGTCCTTCTTGTGAGCAG GATACTGGAGACAGCGATATGGCATCGATTAACGAGGATATTCAGAATATCGCGTTAGATAGCGTTGAGCCTGATCCTGTGCCACTGAATGATCTTAGCAGTGGAAGAGTCGCCTCCAGGCTTGACAATGTACCATCAAATCAACAACCTACTCAGAATTCTGAAATATTGAACCAGAGAGCTACTCAGTCCTGTTCTAATCAAGAATGTTCCTTCAATCAAATTCCAACCCAGCCTAGTTCATCACACTGGATGCCGAGTACCAGCAGTAGAATAG ATAAGTGGGAGGCAACAGGACTGCATCGCGCAACGCTATGTCCATTGCAGGAGTCTTATGGACATCACAATACAAACGGTGATTTGATATCGCCTGGAGATAGCAGAGATACGGATGCTGAGTTATGGTCTCAAGACACAACAGGGATCGGAGGTTCAATACCTGAGAGTTCTAATTTGGATTCTAGAAAAGTAAATCTCAGTTCTACCCTTTACCACCGCATGATGGCTAAGAAACTAATGCTCAACAAACAAACTGCTTTTAATCAAAGTGGCGACTCAAATCTC GAAAGTGAACTTGGCTCGGAGAGATCTCAAGATCTATTGCCTGTAGAGAAAATTATGCTTTGGAGCGAACAGGAAGCTACAGTGAAGCAAGTTACTCAAATTGCAACATCGGCTTGCGGAGCAACCGCAGCTATCAACGCGCTC CTCGCTTTGGATGTAGCATTTTCCCTCGAAGTATTGGTTCGTGGCGTAGCCACCAGGCTCAGAGAGCCAGGCACACCTTTACCAATGTATTTAATGAGCCGTTCAATGGCTGGAGCAACTCACAAAGATCTAGCCCGAGGAATGTCTTTGGCTACCAGCGGGGCAGTGGTGACGAAATTCTTTGCGTTATACCCAGAAAGGAAGATCTCGTTTTCGCACTGGTTGCACTACTGGATATCTAAGG GAGCAGTGCCGATTGCCACTCTGAATCTCCAACACTGTGGGGAAGGAGCAAATATCCCTGATGCGTGGCATCATCAAATGATTTTCGGCGTCGGACCCGCTGGAATATATTTGTCCAATCCCTTGCAGTGTTTATCTGAACAG GCAGTCTGGCATCAACTGGTCAGTCCGAGTATTTTGTTAATAAGAAGACAAGACGTCTTGGCACACTGGAGTACAAACACAGATCTAAGGCCACTTAGCCAATTAGGACAGCGTTGGCGAAAATTGAACGTCCTGG GACAAATAGTGAATCTGGTAAGAGAAACGATGGGCCAAAGGAGGCAGAGTTCTGGAATAACAACGAGCATAACGCACATCCGTATCCCAGCTTCATACAGAGCTGGAATAACTCTGGTTATGCGATCAGACGCCGCTGGAGCAGCAGAGTTGCTGCAAACAGAACAGTTACCTGTTCTCTAG
- the LOC124182125 gene encoding uncharacterized protein LOC124182125 isoform X3, with amino-acid sequence MNSKEDSNGQSCPNGDTRIEGQQEANENRSSQCEGGSHQAAKIPNRLTNDQFKMNNNIAQTNVANVSTSMAENGSKEDTDIRNNVDYGSGIEKCPPKVACSAESSADGNPIWNTTSFVPNRGMNNFGSSIGSTSQGTCCFLRPNINGSREAAGPSGLQRMSPREGDRRDSSSGNEGDMSDGEDCCFYTYKGMDDPTQLDFRQQLGPIEGQREEREAEPQYHSGSSSPEMDFLEMDFDPGPSCEQDTGDSDMASINEDIQNIALDSVEPDPVPLNDLSSGRVASRLDNVPSNQQPTQNSEILNQRATQSCSNQECSFNQIPTQPSSSHWMPSTSSRIDKWEATGLHRATLCPLQESYGHHNTNGDLISPGDSRDTDAELWSQDTTGIGGSIPESSNLDSRKVNLSSTLYHRMMAKKLMLNKQTAFNQSGDSNLESELGSERSQDLLPVEKIMLWSEQEATVKQVTQIATSACGATAAINALLALDVAFSLEVLVRGVATRLREPGTPLPMYLMSRSMAGATHKDLARGMSLATSGAVVTKFFALYPERKISFSHWLHYWISKGAVPIATLNLQHCGEGANIPDAWHHQMIFGVGPAGIYLSNPLQCLSEQAVWHQLVSPSILLIRRQDVLAHWSTNTDLRPLSQLGQRWRKLNVLGQIVNLVRETMGQRRQSSGITTSITHIRIPASYRAGITLVMRSDAAGAAELLQTEQLPVL; translated from the exons ATGAACTCGAAGGAAGACAGCAACGGGCAAAGTTGCCCTAACGGCGACACAAGAATCGAGGGTCAACAGGAGGCGAACGAGAACAGATCTTCGCAGTGTGAGGGGGGCTCACATCAGGCAGCAAAGATCCCGAACAGACTGACCAATGATCagtttaaaatgaataataacatAG CCCAAACCAACGTCGCCAATGTGTCGACAAGCATGGCTGAAAACGGATCCAAGGAAGACACCGACATCAGAAACAATGTCGATTATGGATCTGGGATTGAGAAATGCCCACCTAAAGTTGCCTGCAGTGCAGAGTCTAGTGCCGACGGCAATCCCATTTGGAACACTACCTCTTTCGTGCCTAATCGAGGCATGAACAACTTTGGAAGCAGCATCGGTTCGACCAGCCAAGGAACGTGCTGCTTTTTAAGGCCCAATATCAACGGCAGCAGAGAAGCCGCCGGACCCAGCGGATTGCAGAGA ATGTCTCCAAGGGAAGGCGACAGACGAGATTCCAGTTCTGGAAATGAGGGGGACATGTCGGATGGCGAGGATTGCTGCTTTTATACTTACAAAGGAATGGATGATCCTACGCAATTGGATTTCAGACAGCAGTTGGGGCCTATAGAAGGacagagagaggagagagaggcTGAACCCCAATATCACAGTGGGAGTTCAAGTCCAGAAATGGACTTTTTGGAAATGGATTTCGATCCTGGTCCTTCTTGTGAGCAG GATACTGGAGACAGCGATATGGCATCGATTAACGAGGATATTCAGAATATCGCGTTAGATAGCGTTGAGCCTGATCCTGTGCCACTGAATGATCTTAGCAGTGGAAGAGTCGCCTCCAGGCTTGACAATGTACCATCAAATCAACAACCTACTCAGAATTCTGAAATATTGAACCAGAGAGCTACTCAGTCCTGTTCTAATCAAGAATGTTCCTTCAATCAAATTCCAACCCAGCCTAGTTCATCACACTGGATGCCGAGTACCAGCAGTAGAATAG ATAAGTGGGAGGCAACAGGACTGCATCGCGCAACGCTATGTCCATTGCAGGAGTCTTATGGACATCACAATACAAACGGTGATTTGATATCGCCTGGAGATAGCAGAGATACGGATGCTGAGTTATGGTCTCAAGACACAACAGGGATCGGAGGTTCAATACCTGAGAGTTCTAATTTGGATTCTAGAAAAGTAAATCTCAGTTCTACCCTTTACCACCGCATGATGGCTAAGAAACTAATGCTCAACAAACAAACTGCTTTTAATCAAAGTGGCGACTCAAATCTC GAAAGTGAACTTGGCTCGGAGAGATCTCAAGATCTATTGCCTGTAGAGAAAATTATGCTTTGGAGCGAACAGGAAGCTACAGTGAAGCAAGTTACTCAAATTGCAACATCGGCTTGCGGAGCAACCGCAGCTATCAACGCGCTC CTCGCTTTGGATGTAGCATTTTCCCTCGAAGTATTGGTTCGTGGCGTAGCCACCAGGCTCAGAGAGCCAGGCACACCTTTACCAATGTATTTAATGAGCCGTTCAATGGCTGGAGCAACTCACAAAGATCTAGCCCGAGGAATGTCTTTGGCTACCAGCGGGGCAGTGGTGACGAAATTCTTTGCGTTATACCCAGAAAGGAAGATCTCGTTTTCGCACTGGTTGCACTACTGGATATCTAAGG GAGCAGTGCCGATTGCCACTCTGAATCTCCAACACTGTGGGGAAGGAGCAAATATCCCTGATGCGTGGCATCATCAAATGATTTTCGGCGTCGGACCCGCTGGAATATATTTGTCCAATCCCTTGCAGTGTTTATCTGAACAG GCAGTCTGGCATCAACTGGTCAGTCCGAGTATTTTGTTAATAAGAAGACAAGACGTCTTGGCACACTGGAGTACAAACACAGATCTAAGGCCACTTAGCCAATTAGGACAGCGTTGGCGAAAATTGAACGTCCTGG GACAAATAGTGAATCTGGTAAGAGAAACGATGGGCCAAAGGAGGCAGAGTTCTGGAATAACAACGAGCATAACGCACATCCGTATCCCAGCTTCATACAGAGCTGGAATAACTCTGGTTATGCGATCAGACGCCGCTGGAGCAGCAGAGTTGCTGCAAACAGAACAGTTACCTGTTCTCTAG
- the LOC124182125 gene encoding uncharacterized protein LOC124182125 isoform X2: MNSKEDSNGQSCPNGDTRIEGQQEANENRSSQCEGGSHQAAKIPNRLTNDQFKMNNNIGEENEDLHLSPQSSCTFANGPQNPQTNNSSSNMGPDHLNTNSTCTAYLDTSQSNAHTNMTSPYILVYPKSTPIYSNSVFPSAQTNVANVSTSMAENGSKEDTDIRNNVDYGSGIEKCPPKVACSAESSADGNPIWNTTSFVPNRGMNNFGSSIGSTSQGTCCFLRPNINGSREAAGPSGLQRMSPREGDRRDSSSGNEGDMSDGEDCCFYTYKGMDDPTQLDFRQQLGPIEGQREEREAEPQYHSGSSSPEMDFLEMDFDPGPSCEQDTGDSDMASINEDIQNIALDSVEPDPVPLNDLSSGRVASRLDNVPSNQQPTQNSEILNQRATQSCSNQECSFNQIPTQPSSSHWMPSTSSRIDKWEATGLHRATLCPLQESYGHHNTNGDLISPGDSRDTDAELWSQDTTGIGGSIPESSNLDSRKESELGSERSQDLLPVEKIMLWSEQEATVKQVTQIATSACGATAAINALLALDVAFSLEVLVRGVATRLREPGTPLPMYLMSRSMAGATHKDLARGMSLATSGAVVTKFFALYPERKISFSHWLHYWISKGAVPIATLNLQHCGEGANIPDAWHHQMIFGVGPAGIYLSNPLQCLSEQAVWHQLVSPSILLIRRQDVLAHWSTNTDLRPLSQLGQRWRKLNVLGQIVNLVRETMGQRRQSSGITTSITHIRIPASYRAGITLVMRSDAAGAAELLQTEQLPVL, from the exons ATGAACTCGAAGGAAGACAGCAACGGGCAAAGTTGCCCTAACGGCGACACAAGAATCGAGGGTCAACAGGAGGCGAACGAGAACAGATCTTCGCAGTGTGAGGGGGGCTCACATCAGGCAGCAAAGATCCCGAACAGACTGACCAATGATCagtttaaaatgaataataacatAGGTGAGGAAAATGAGGACTTGCATCTCTCCCCACAATCATCCTGCACCTTTGCCAACGGTCCCCAGAACCCACAGACCAATAATTCAAGCAGCAATATGGGTCCCGATCATTTAAACACAAATTCGACCTGCACTGCTTATTTAGATACCTCTCAAAGTAACGCACATACTAATATGACCAGTCCATACATCCTCGTCTATCCTAAGTCGACCCCTATCTACTCGAACTCGGTCTTTCCGTCAGCCCAAACCAACGTCGCCAATGTGTCGACAAGCATGGCTGAAAACGGATCCAAGGAAGACACCGACATCAGAAACAATGTCGATTATGGATCTGGGATTGAGAAATGCCCACCTAAAGTTGCCTGCAGTGCAGAGTCTAGTGCCGACGGCAATCCCATTTGGAACACTACCTCTTTCGTGCCTAATCGAGGCATGAACAACTTTGGAAGCAGCATCGGTTCGACCAGCCAAGGAACGTGCTGCTTTTTAAGGCCCAATATCAACGGCAGCAGAGAAGCCGCCGGACCCAGCGGATTGCAGAGA ATGTCTCCAAGGGAAGGCGACAGACGAGATTCCAGTTCTGGAAATGAGGGGGACATGTCGGATGGCGAGGATTGCTGCTTTTATACTTACAAAGGAATGGATGATCCTACGCAATTGGATTTCAGACAGCAGTTGGGGCCTATAGAAGGacagagagaggagagagaggcTGAACCCCAATATCACAGTGGGAGTTCAAGTCCAGAAATGGACTTTTTGGAAATGGATTTCGATCCTGGTCCTTCTTGTGAGCAG GATACTGGAGACAGCGATATGGCATCGATTAACGAGGATATTCAGAATATCGCGTTAGATAGCGTTGAGCCTGATCCTGTGCCACTGAATGATCTTAGCAGTGGAAGAGTCGCCTCCAGGCTTGACAATGTACCATCAAATCAACAACCTACTCAGAATTCTGAAATATTGAACCAGAGAGCTACTCAGTCCTGTTCTAATCAAGAATGTTCCTTCAATCAAATTCCAACCCAGCCTAGTTCATCACACTGGATGCCGAGTACCAGCAGTAGAATAG ATAAGTGGGAGGCAACAGGACTGCATCGCGCAACGCTATGTCCATTGCAGGAGTCTTATGGACATCACAATACAAACGGTGATTTGATATCGCCTGGAGATAGCAGAGATACGGATGCTGAGTTATGGTCTCAAGACACAACAGGGATCGGAGGTTCAATACCTGAGAGTTCTAATTTGGATTCTAGAAAA GAAAGTGAACTTGGCTCGGAGAGATCTCAAGATCTATTGCCTGTAGAGAAAATTATGCTTTGGAGCGAACAGGAAGCTACAGTGAAGCAAGTTACTCAAATTGCAACATCGGCTTGCGGAGCAACCGCAGCTATCAACGCGCTC CTCGCTTTGGATGTAGCATTTTCCCTCGAAGTATTGGTTCGTGGCGTAGCCACCAGGCTCAGAGAGCCAGGCACACCTTTACCAATGTATTTAATGAGCCGTTCAATGGCTGGAGCAACTCACAAAGATCTAGCCCGAGGAATGTCTTTGGCTACCAGCGGGGCAGTGGTGACGAAATTCTTTGCGTTATACCCAGAAAGGAAGATCTCGTTTTCGCACTGGTTGCACTACTGGATATCTAAGG GAGCAGTGCCGATTGCCACTCTGAATCTCCAACACTGTGGGGAAGGAGCAAATATCCCTGATGCGTGGCATCATCAAATGATTTTCGGCGTCGGACCCGCTGGAATATATTTGTCCAATCCCTTGCAGTGTTTATCTGAACAG GCAGTCTGGCATCAACTGGTCAGTCCGAGTATTTTGTTAATAAGAAGACAAGACGTCTTGGCACACTGGAGTACAAACACAGATCTAAGGCCACTTAGCCAATTAGGACAGCGTTGGCGAAAATTGAACGTCCTGG GACAAATAGTGAATCTGGTAAGAGAAACGATGGGCCAAAGGAGGCAGAGTTCTGGAATAACAACGAGCATAACGCACATCCGTATCCCAGCTTCATACAGAGCTGGAATAACTCTGGTTATGCGATCAGACGCCGCTGGAGCAGCAGAGTTGCTGCAAACAGAACAGTTACCTGTTCTCTAG
- the LOC124182133 gene encoding protein CNPPD1, with translation MTNISKRRKSSAKLKTMGDHDEFLSRITKSLYYSKLPMTDCLSLPVTELAAELFTEVKSGRTLERLDVEEASRISRNACVSPCSLVLALLYLERLKDCNPEYLQRVAPSELFLVSLMVASKFLHDDGEEDEVFNTEWAQSAGLTLSEINSLEMDFLVAIDWTIFVCNNDFWDRLQRLERDIAYKEGQKRGWFSYTDLNFLMDSTQLMAVIQTVMSVSSICLATYAAGIATLLGSALVASQIPGTSLTPRQPVVSSKNTLETSQLLVPDPGPIPDDISSVNVLTSEFVIDSLSCNRSYLNFEQTENRNRTSNDIAGWEWWLSSLMTWLPDYSGLKSKLSPIGEQNMEEQTRNFVTNTKSVFDIGSHPQTNRHQVTEINWKETLSLDLEFELQDWRRYAGYIAKVTLGHRH, from the exons ATGACTAATATCTCAAAGCGTAGAAAATCATCTGCAAAGTTGAAG ACTATGGGCGATCACGACGAGTTCCTTAGTCGAATAACGAAATCACTTTACTATTCGAAATTGCCAATGACCGACTGCCTCAGCCTCCCTGTGACAG AATTAGCTGCCGAACTTTTCACGGAAGTGAAAAGTGGTCGGACACTGGAACGCCTCGACGTTGAGGAAGCAAGCCGCATATCTCGGAATGCTTGTGTCTCTCCTTGTTCTCTTGTCTTGGCACTGCTCTACTTGGAACGTCTCAAAGATTGCAATCCAGAGTACTTGCAACGTGTGGCCCCATCTGAATTATTCCTTGTTTCTCTG ATGGTTGCCAgtaaatttttacacgatGACGGGGAAGAGGATGAAGTGTTCAACACAGAATGGGCACAGTCAGCAGGCTTAACATTATCTGAAATAAATAGTTTGGAAATGGATTTTCTTGTCGCAATT GATTGGACTATATTCGTTTGCAACAACGATTTCTGGGACCGTTTACAGAGATTAGAGAGAGACATAGCTTACAAAGAAGGTCAGAAGAGAGGTTGGTTCTCCTATACAGACCTTAATTTTCTCATGGACTCGACACAGCTGATGGCAGTGATTCAGACAGTGATGAGTGTGTCTTCCATCTGCCTTGCAACTTACGCTGCAGGGATAGCAACGCTTTTGGGATCAGCCTTAGTAGCGAGTCAGATACCAGGAACGTCTCTGACACCTAGACAACCGGTCGTTTCGTCTAAAAATACATTAGAGACAAGCCAACTTCTCGTACCTGATCCTGGACCCATTCCAGACGACATATCGTCAGTCAATGTTCTCACGAGCGAATTTGTAATAGATTCTTTGAGCTGCAATCGGTCCTATTTAAATTTTGAGCAAACTGAAAATAGAAACAGAACGAGCAACGATATCGCAGGGTGGGAATGGTGGCTGAGCTCGCTCATGACTTGGCTCCCCGATTACTCAGGTTTAAAGTCAAAGTTAAGTCCAATCGGCGAGCAAAACATGGAGGAGCAGACCAGGAATTTCGTGACAAACACAAAATCAGTATTCGATATCGGCTCACATCCTCAAACCAATCGCCACCAAGTGACTGAAATTAACTGGAAGGAAACGTTGAGTCTAGATTTGGAATTTGAATTGCAAGATTGGAGACGTTACGCGGGATACATCGCTAAAGTAACACTCGGTCACAGACACTGA
- the LOC124182136 gene encoding eukaryotic translation initiation factor 6 — MAVRVQFENNNEVGVFSKLTNSYCLVAIGGSENFYSVFEAELAETIPVVHTSIAGCRIIGRLCVGNKNGMLVPSSTTDTELQHIRNSLPDNVKLQRVEERLSALGNVIACNDYVALVHPDLDRETEEILADTLNVEVFRQTVASNVLVGSYCVLSNQGGLVHPQTSIQDQDELSSLLQVPLVAGTINRGSEVIAAGMVVNDWASFCGTDTTSTELSVIESVFKLNESTPAAIASTMRASLIESMS; from the exons ATGGCGGTACGCGTGCAATTTGAAAACAACAATGAGGTCggtgtattttcaaaattgacaaattcatATTGTCTCGTCGCTATCGGCGGTTCCGAGAATTTCTATAG CGTATTCGAAGCTGAATTGGCCGAAACAATACCGGTCGTCCACACGTCGATCGCGGGGTGTCGAATCATCGGACGATTGTGTGTCG GTAACAAGAATGGAATGCTGGTGCCAAGCAGTACGACAGACACGGAATTGCAACACATACGTAACTCGTTACCCGACAATGTGAAGCTCCAGCGAGTTGAGGAGAGGCTTTCTGCCCTGGGCAACGTTATAGCATGCAATGATTATGTGGCTCTGGTTCACCCAGATTTGGACaga GAAACTGAAGAGATCTTAGCTGACACCTTGAATGTCGAAGTATTCAGGCAGACAGTTGCAAGTAATGTACTTGTTGGATCTTACTGCGTTCTCTCCAATCAAGGTGGCCTTGTACATCCACAAACTTCGATCCAGGACCAAGACGAGCTCTCATCGCTGCTACAAGTACCGTTAGTT GCAGGTACGATAAACAGAGGAAGCGAAGTTATTGCTGCAGGAATGGTTGTCAATGATTGGGCATCTTTTTGTGGCACAGACACAACCTCGACCGAACTCTCGGTGATAGAGAGCGTTTTTAAGCTGAATGAATCTACACCAGCTGCAATTGCATCCACAATGCGTGCCTCATTGATAGAAAG TATGTCCTAA